The following proteins are co-located in the Carassius auratus strain Wakin chromosome 7, ASM336829v1, whole genome shotgun sequence genome:
- the LOC113106133 gene encoding putative SCAN domain-containing protein SCAND2P, with protein sequence MQSPSGTPFADIIQSLAGLHQEQHQHMLAIKEEQDKRFEALLRAQHEDRELFRSWVDREARATPSFKDQTSPLPLNKMGPQDDPEAFLDLFEKSAEARGWPPADWPLRLIPLLSGEAQVAAHQLPVQNLLAYQDLKRAILQRVGRTPEQHRQRFRTLTLEESGRPFVMAQQLRDSCRKWLMADSSDVEDVIDRVVLEQFVAKLPRKTAQWVQCHRPTSLNQAIQLAEDQMVACPGVGDPLPSASLSSSLSSPPLSLPKSVPLPRSRGGLPSKLAPRWRTNYGAESPAGPRAPPRGGTSPMGSVPQAPASPLSPRQSLDLLPAARVAVKSGPACWRCGDPGHFIDRCPVMEVGTLIRVPDAPKAALDQAGLYQIP encoded by the exons atgcaatctccgtcaggtacgccatttgcggacatcatCCAGTCGCTCGCCGGTCTTCATCAGGAACAACATCAACACATGCTGGCGATCAAGGAGGAGCAGGACAAACGCTTCGAGGCGCTCCTCCGGGCCCAGCATGAAGACCGCGAGCTATTCCGGAGCTGGGTAGACCGGGAGGCCCGGGCCACCCCTTCGTTTAAAGACCAGACATCTCCTCTGCCGCTCAACAAGATGGGGCCTCAGGATGacccggaggccttcctggacctGTTTGAAAAATCGGCAGAGGCTCGAGGGTGGCCCCCTGCGGACTGGCCCCTGCGGCTCATTCCCCTGCTGTCCGGGGAAGCGCAGGTGGCCGCTCACCAACTGCCAGTCCAAAACCTCCTGGCCTACCAGGACCTCAAGCGTGCCATCCTCCAGCGGGTCGGTCGGACTCCGGAGCAACATCGCCAGAGGTTCAGGACTCTAACCCTGGAAGAGTCTGGCCGGCCCTTCGTGAtggcacagcagctccgggattccTGCCGCAAGTGGTTGATGGCCGACAGTAGCGACGTCGAGGACGTGATCGATCgtgtggtactggagcagttcgtgGCCAAGCTGCCAAGGAAGACAgcgcagtgggtccagtgccaccgcccgacgtcgctgaaccaggccatccagctggcggaagaccaaatggtggcgtgtccaggggtcggcgaccccttaccatctgcttctctctcttcttctctctcctcccctcccctctctctccctaaaTCTGTCCCTCTCCCCAGGTCCCGTGGGGGGCTTCCGTCGAAGCTAGCCCCGAGGTGGAGGACGAATTACGGGGCTGAGTCACCAGCAGGTCCCAGGGCTCCTCCCAGGGGTGGGACCTCGCCCATGGGATCCGTTCCCCAGGCCCCGGCCTCTCCGCTCTCTCCTCGCCAATCGCTTGACCTACTTCCTGCCGCCAGGGTGGCGGTAAAGTCTGGGccggcctgttggcgttgcggggacccagGGCATTTTATCGATAGGTGTCCGGTGATGGAAGTGGGGACGTTGATCCGGGTCCCCGACGCGCCAAAGGCTGCCCTCGATCAGGCTGGCTTATACCAAATACCA taa